Proteins from a genomic interval of Chitinophagales bacterium:
- a CDS encoding alpha/beta hydrolase has translation MTKQEHFIDNTNAKIHCIEFNRQENNIPLIIIPGATNSAEEIEEALYGKLLHHHIIVSLRGRGKSDSPKSGYTLDDHASDVLAVMRELNINNCYLFGYSIGSTVGVRVAATIQDKVKGLIMGDYAPYFPPFNENWAVMVRKHADRAISEIAIDGLVNEGEYTEAAGDFEQITCPVMLVKGGKEGSLFPSEAIPYMQKLVPDLRLEILEENDHDIFSPRPDRLAAVIEDFLKN, from the coding sequence ATGACAAAACAAGAACACTTTATCGACAATACAAATGCCAAAATCCACTGCATTGAGTTCAACCGTCAAGAAAACAATATTCCCTTAATCATCATTCCCGGTGCGACTAATTCTGCCGAAGAAATTGAGGAGGCTCTATATGGAAAATTATTGCACCATCATATCATTGTAAGTCTCAGAGGACGAGGCAAAAGTGATTCTCCAAAATCGGGTTATACATTGGACGACCATGCCTCCGATGTTTTGGCAGTAATGCGTGAGCTGAACATAAACAATTGTTATTTATTTGGTTACTCCATAGGGAGTACTGTTGGAGTCAGGGTAGCTGCGACTATACAGGACAAGGTGAAAGGGCTAATTATGGGTGATTACGCACCTTATTTCCCCCCATTCAATGAGAATTGGGCTGTAATGGTACGAAAACATGCAGATAGAGCCATTTCAGAAATTGCCATAGATGGATTGGTGAATGAAGGAGAATATACGGAGGCCGCTGGTGATTTTGAGCAGATTACCTGCCCAGTGATGTTGGTGAAAGGAGGAAAAGAAGGCAGTCTTTTTCCAAGCGAAGCCATCCCTTATATGCAAAAACTAGTGCCTGATTTGCGACTTGAAATATTGGAGGAAAATGACCACGATATTTTTAGTCCACGACCTGATAGACTGGCAGCAGTTATTGAGGATTTTCTAAAAAATTAG
- a CDS encoding carboxypeptidase-like regulatory domain-containing protein codes for MNFHKRLLVLLIALFFSANCFAQKAHISGKVTEKTAANEEAVPFATVSIAGTTLGSTTDFDGAYSIEVDAGTHRVVFSFVGFKPDTLNITVAEGQNLTLNHALSQENIQIETVTVKEKANRESQTMNLIDRKNATALTQNIGAKELSKKGVSNVVEGLKKVAGISVIGNKYFLVRGMDDRYNNALLNGLPIASPDPDKKVIPLDIFPTDIVENLSIFKSYSPQYYGDVAGGTVAIKTKEYPSTKTLKLGIGAGFNSVTTGKNFLSSPSISGSYLGFSKDGRQAPASISDIASYDSRRDGLSFDNSSNGVYKKAPVSNSFDLLFGNFFSTGNDSGLGVLLSVAYDNDYSIKEGMYRLVNRQGDIRIDYDYINYSFSTNTSALASMTYKFNDRHKITLNGILVNSSSDNSRDAYGNHFDYSSPLFSRRFTYNQNTLLTGQLGGTHDLLKGNRLKLNWSQTYNVAKSEEPDRRQFVFLDTDNKGRIFNDIDVNENHRFYSNLEETEMASKVEAVYDVIQYEGTDKAKLQVTLGGNLKSKERDFDYRQFNYNLKNFDQGGLDVDAVDTYLSQSNHSDGAFYLDERDDPASANTSKLDVWAAYFLGDYDLIPNRLKLLAGARYESAEQSIEFKNQQQPSITEKPTLNEAYLLPSLSFKFTPSEKQVWWLTASQTISRPGFKELAPFEYVEFFAGERTIGNPLLQNGKNYNFDLRYELYPTRGELVSISAFGKYLQDPIERLNIAASSGRLQSFTNIESATLAGVELELSKKLNFLSSEDFTNTWTAGLNATYLYSQIKINEANKLLLPQGEVSVVVTNPDRALQGASPYLVNFDLSYQKRSEKWNTNATLVYNVFGKRIHSVGVKAPNSDGGLGDIYELPVHRLDLIVKNELNKNIGIDLSVKNLLNPSTRLQQDTDAGTIELDNYKTGISAGIKLSYNF; via the coding sequence ATGAATTTTCACAAAAGGCTTTTAGTCCTTTTAATAGCCCTATTTTTCAGTGCTAATTGTTTTGCTCAAAAAGCTCATATTTCAGGAAAAGTAACCGAAAAAACGGCAGCGAACGAAGAAGCAGTTCCATTTGCAACGGTTTCTATTGCAGGAACAACATTGGGTAGCACTACTGACTTTGACGGTGCTTATTCCATTGAAGTTGATGCAGGCACACACCGAGTTGTTTTTAGTTTTGTAGGATTCAAACCCGACACTCTGAATATTACTGTTGCAGAAGGACAAAACCTCACTCTCAATCACGCTTTATCCCAAGAAAATATTCAAATCGAAACTGTGACAGTGAAAGAGAAGGCAAACCGAGAAAGTCAAACGATGAATTTGATTGACCGAAAAAATGCCACGGCTTTGACCCAAAACATTGGTGCAAAAGAGTTGAGTAAAAAAGGGGTGTCGAATGTAGTTGAAGGATTGAAAAAAGTAGCAGGTATTTCAGTTATCGGCAACAAGTATTTTTTGGTGCGAGGCATGGACGACCGATACAACAATGCGCTACTCAATGGACTACCGATTGCTTCCCCTGACCCTGATAAAAAGGTGATTCCTCTCGATATTTTCCCCACCGATATTGTCGAAAACCTTTCCATCTTCAAATCGTATTCACCTCAGTATTATGGAGACGTAGCTGGAGGAACAGTTGCCATCAAAACCAAAGAATATCCGAGTACAAAAACATTGAAGTTGGGCATTGGCGCAGGCTTCAATTCGGTGACAACAGGTAAAAACTTCTTGAGTTCGCCAAGTATTAGTGGCAGTTACTTGGGATTTAGCAAAGATGGACGACAAGCCCCTGCTTCAATTAGCGATATTGCTTCTTATGACAGCCGCAGAGATGGATTATCATTTGACAACAGCAGCAATGGCGTTTACAAAAAAGCCCCAGTAAGCAACAGTTTTGACTTGCTTTTTGGCAATTTCTTCTCCACTGGCAATGATTCTGGCTTGGGTGTTTTGTTGTCCGTAGCCTATGACAATGACTACAGCATCAAAGAAGGAATGTATCGTTTGGTGAACCGACAAGGAGACATTCGCATTGACTATGACTATATCAACTACAGTTTTTCGACCAATACTTCTGCATTGGCGAGCATGACCTATAAGTTCAACGACCGCCACAAAATCACCCTCAATGGGATTTTGGTGAACAGTTCTTCAGATAATTCAAGAGATGCCTATGGCAATCACTTCGATTATTCAAGTCCACTGTTTAGCCGCCGATTTACCTACAATCAAAACACCTTATTGACAGGTCAATTGGGAGGAACACATGATTTATTGAAGGGCAACCGTTTGAAATTGAATTGGTCACAAACCTACAATGTTGCCAAATCAGAAGAACCCGATAGACGACAATTTGTGTTTTTGGATACCGACAACAAAGGGCGAATCTTTAATGACATTGACGTAAACGAAAATCACCGATTTTACAGCAATTTAGAAGAAACTGAAATGGCGAGTAAAGTTGAAGCAGTGTATGATGTAATTCAATACGAAGGAACAGACAAAGCAAAATTGCAGGTGACATTGGGTGGAAACCTAAAATCAAAAGAAAGGGATTTTGACTACCGCCAATTCAACTACAACCTCAAAAACTTTGATCAAGGAGGTTTGGATGTAGATGCGGTTGATACGTACTTAAGTCAATCCAATCACAGTGATGGTGCTTTCTATCTTGACGAAAGAGATGACCCCGCTTCTGCCAATACTTCAAAACTGGATGTTTGGGCAGCCTACTTTTTGGGTGATTACGATTTGATTCCCAATCGCTTGAAGTTGTTGGCGGGTGCACGTTACGAAAGTGCAGAACAGAGCATTGAGTTTAAAAACCAGCAGCAGCCGAGCATCACCGAAAAACCAACCTTGAACGAAGCATACCTTTTGCCTTCTTTGAGCTTCAAATTTACACCAAGCGAAAAGCAAGTTTGGTGGCTTACTGCAAGTCAAACGATTTCACGCCCTGGCTTCAAAGAATTGGCTCCGTTTGAGTATGTAGAATTTTTTGCAGGAGAGCGTACAATTGGTAATCCACTTTTGCAGAACGGCAAAAACTACAATTTCGACTTGAGATATGAGTTGTATCCGACTCGTGGCGAATTGGTTTCGATTTCTGCTTTTGGGAAATACCTTCAAGACCCAATTGAACGCCTCAACATTGCCGCTTCAAGTGGTCGTTTGCAGTCTTTCACCAACATCGAAAGTGCAACTTTGGCGGGTGTTGAATTGGAGTTGAGCAAAAAACTGAACTTTTTGAGCAGCGAAGATTTTACCAATACTTGGACGGCTGGTTTAAATGCTACTTACTTGTATTCTCAAATCAAGATTAATGAAGCCAACAAACTCTTATTGCCTCAAGGTGAAGTAAGTGTGGTGGTGACAAATCCTGACCGAGCATTGCAGGGCGCATCTCCTTACTTGGTCAATTTTGACTTGAGTTACCAAAAACGCAGCGAAAAGTGGAATACAAATGCTACGCTTGTTTACAATGTATTCGGCAAACGTATTCACTCAGTGGGTGTAAAAGCTCCAAATTCAGATGGCGGTTTGGGTGATATTTATGAATTGCCTGTTCACCGATTGGATTTAATCGTGAAAAATGAACTCAATAAAAACATTGGGATTGACCTCAGTGTGAAAAACTTATTGAATCCAAGTACCCGATTGCAGCAAGATACAGATGCGGGTACAATTGAATTGGACAATTACAAAACAGGCATTTCGGCAGGCATCAAATTGTCATACAATTTTTAG
- a CDS encoding caspase family protein encodes MPNQTISIYALFVAINNYAYIRGLNGCINDANNLQGYLTEAAEAQNRKLCVEELHNENATKENIVQRFNEHLGQATENDICLFYFSGHGAQEDAHPAFRLHEEDNKLEVLVCHESRVSQPSSFLADKELRYMIHQLYQKTKAQIITIFDCCNSGTNTRDKLTARSFRRAADIGSREWEDFLFAETTSEESVRNAAALGEVLPQGNHIQLAACENKQSAYEVRGNGETKGIFTSGLVALLRQTKGDISYQELISVLRLKIQGSYKQTPQLYTKGNELGNGLAFQSFLGGITQHQKEYDSIVYNVHEYSWILGKGAINGISASNPHLKIELLNVEEKAIEQAQIHDVQLDYTKLSFSETMQLDELFTYKVKVTGLIANPLNVYCMGEETVIAALKEYVHAADNDFSFLQWVDEPHFADYFVNVCNHSFAIRLPFNDLPITANIEGYDETAIEQLLSYLKYIARWTAIKNLENPHSNIQPNPPFEVEIFSKQADGSEESLEVKDGKVQIDYTGRENGTNDRMAEIRIRLQNNTNRDYYCALVYLAQDFSIEPEFLEGGVVELPAGQSVFAVGGQHIPDTQSAFIQHYNWKAETHYLQLIISTHTFEVQILRQDELPMPSTRRTRGGEDTRGVPPTRKLKRPDSTSDWTTQLIELKMPNPDYQEENDTPI; translated from the coding sequence ATGCCAAACCAAACCATCTCCATCTATGCCCTATTTGTCGCCATCAACAACTACGCCTACATCAGAGGACTAAACGGCTGCATCAACGATGCCAACAACCTACAAGGCTACCTCACCGAAGCTGCAGAAGCACAAAACCGCAAATTGTGCGTTGAAGAACTACACAATGAAAATGCCACCAAAGAAAACATTGTCCAACGCTTCAACGAACATTTGGGTCAAGCCACCGAAAACGACATCTGCCTTTTTTACTTCTCGGGACACGGCGCACAAGAAGACGCTCACCCTGCTTTCAGACTACATGAAGAAGACAACAAATTGGAAGTCTTGGTGTGTCATGAAAGTCGGGTCAGTCAGCCCAGTAGTTTTTTGGCAGACAAAGAACTGCGCTACATGATTCACCAACTCTACCAAAAAACCAAGGCACAAATCATCACCATTTTTGATTGTTGCAATTCAGGCACCAACACAAGGGACAAACTCACTGCTCGTAGCTTTAGGCGGGCAGCCGATATTGGCAGCAGAGAATGGGAAGACTTTCTTTTTGCAGAAACCACCTCGGAGGAATCTGTCCGAAATGCCGCAGCTTTGGGAGAAGTCTTGCCGCAGGGCAATCACATTCAGTTGGCGGCTTGCGAAAACAAACAGTCTGCCTATGAGGTGAGGGGTAACGGAGAAACGAAGGGGATTTTCACGAGCGGTTTGGTGGCTTTGTTGCGCCAAACGAAGGGCGACATCAGCTACCAAGAGTTGATAAGTGTGTTGCGATTGAAGATTCAGGGCAGTTACAAACAAACGCCTCAACTATACACCAAAGGAAATGAACTCGGAAATGGTCTTGCTTTTCAGTCTTTTTTGGGAGGCATTACCCAGCATCAAAAAGAGTATGATTCAATTGTTTACAACGTGCATGAGTACAGTTGGATATTGGGTAAGGGAGCTATCAATGGTATTTCGGCAAGCAATCCACACCTTAAAATCGAACTGTTGAATGTGGAGGAAAAAGCCATCGAACAGGCTCAAATTCACGATGTGCAGTTGGATTATACCAAACTCAGTTTTTCAGAAACAATGCAATTGGATGAATTGTTCACCTACAAGGTCAAAGTCACAGGTTTGATTGCCAATCCTTTGAATGTCTATTGTATGGGAGAGGAAACGGTTATTGCAGCATTGAAGGAATATGTCCATGCGGCTGACAACGATTTTTCTTTTCTGCAATGGGTGGACGAACCTCACTTTGCAGATTATTTTGTGAATGTGTGCAACCATAGTTTTGCCATTCGCCTTCCCTTCAATGATTTACCGATTACCGCCAACATTGAAGGATACGATGAAACGGCTATAGAACAGCTACTCAGTTATTTGAAATACATTGCCCGATGGACTGCTATCAAAAATTTGGAGAATCCACACAGCAATATTCAACCAAATCCGCCTTTTGAAGTAGAGATTTTTAGCAAACAAGCAGATGGTTCAGAAGAAAGTTTAGAGGTAAAAGATGGCAAGGTGCAAATTGATTACACGGGAAGAGAGAATGGGACCAATGACCGTATGGCAGAAATTCGTATTCGCCTTCAAAACAATACAAACAGGGATTATTACTGTGCTTTGGTCTATTTGGCGCAGGATTTCAGCATAGAGCCTGAATTTTTGGAGGGAGGGGTTGTGGAATTGCCTGCTGGTCAATCGGTTTTTGCAGTTGGCGGTCAACATATACCTGATACCCAATCTGCTTTTATTCAGCACTACAACTGGAAAGCCGAAACGCATTATCTACAACTCATTATCAGCACCCACACTTTTGAGGTTCAAATATTGAGGCAAGATGAACTGCCTATGCCTTCTACTCGAAGGACAAGAGGAGGTGAAGATACAAGAGGTGTTCCTCCTACAAGAAAACTAAAACGGCCAGATTCTACAAGCGACTGGACTACTCAACTAATTGAGTTGAAGATGCCCAATCCTGATTATCAAGAAGAAAATGATACTCCAATTTGA